A single genomic interval of Leptospirales bacterium harbors:
- a CDS encoding Rieske (2Fe-2S) protein gives MSEWQAEGALRTSSGWRNQFGDQHRYDPELVFEAAGLIAGSELALLLPLPDPPNGDREDEAFFYRLDERRVVGYFNRCTHIQAPMDFGDGRFLDPAGFILCRLHGARYELANGEACAGPARGNLARVLCQLQGTQLIVSGWQKIRSDRNSGL, from the coding sequence TTGAGCGAGTGGCAGGCGGAAGGAGCGCTTCGCACCAGCAGCGGCTGGCGAAATCAATTTGGCGATCAGCATCGCTACGATCCCGAACTGGTCTTTGAAGCCGCTGGCCTGATCGCTGGTTCCGAGCTGGCGCTGTTGTTGCCGCTGCCGGATCCGCCCAACGGCGACAGGGAAGACGAAGCCTTCTTCTATCGCCTCGATGAGCGGCGCGTGGTTGGCTACTTCAATCGCTGCACTCATATTCAGGCGCCAATGGACTTTGGCGATGGCCGTTTTCTCGATCCGGCCGGCTTCATTCTCTGCCGCCTGCATGGGGCTCGCTATGAACTGGCAAACGGCGAGGCCTGCGCCGGCCCGGCGCGAGGAAATCTGGCGCGCGTCCTTTGCCAGTTGCAGGGCACACAGCTCATTGTGAGCGGCTGGCAAAAGATCCGCAGCGATAGGAATTCCGGCTTGTGA
- a CDS encoding 2-oxoglutarate dehydrogenase E1 component — MDIGRENLAIAEELYRKYCDDPDSVGPQWLAYFRSLESDGAANAGRLSSDPGADRSVELSGAVRELVQAYRRFGHLAADLDPLGLRLPDRSALELRLYGLQQADLERKFERALYGLERATLAQILQKLERTYSARIGVEYEHIRSNEERLWLAERMEVTENSQALPLAVRLRLYEKLFQAEHFEKFLAMKFVGKKRFSLEGAESLIPALDACIEDAGAHDVEGLVIGMAHRGRLNVLVNILEKPAGVIFAEFKESYNPDQIDYADVKYHLGYSFTRTTLAGKEVHLSLAFNPSHLEAVDPVVLGSVRARQTFLGDLERSRIVPLMIHGDASFIGQGVVAECLNLWRLPGYSVGGTIHLVVNNQIGFTTAPSDSRSTEYCTDLARGFQIPVFHVNGDDPEAVYRAVTLACEFRHRFHRDVIIDLFCYRRLGHNENDEPAFTQPLMYDQIRQRPTTVQIYRSKLAGDDDVAAEDLEFIENGSRSGLEASFQRAQDKGVRMQVDTMGGRWAEFATEPLDSEPQTRLLAEQMERSVRALVQLPPGFQPHPKIARLLETRAAMSRGESPIDWGFAELLAFGSILENGYAIRLAGQDARRGTFSHRHATLVDIHSGQQYTPLQHISAHQGAFEVLNSPLSEYACLGFEYGYSLADPRTLVLWEAQFGDFVNGAQIMLDQFIASSEVKWRRMSGIVLLLPHGYEGQGPEHSSARPERLLQMCSRENMQVCNCTTPAQYFHLLRRQMLRRHRKPLILLSPKSLLRLPAASSTLQDLALGVFREVLHDRPMVGRGSLRRLIFCSGKVYYDLLSERQRLGVDDVALVRLEQLYPYPYDEMTEALRAHSPTREYMWLQEEPLNQGAWFFIRDRLSAQLPAGAELLAVARDANPSPAAGLHKIHELELAAILKRAFAPATAGQAGRHE, encoded by the coding sequence GTGGACATTGGCCGGGAAAACCTAGCAATTGCCGAAGAGCTGTATCGAAAATACTGCGATGATCCAGATTCGGTGGGTCCACAATGGCTCGCCTACTTTCGCAGCCTGGAGAGCGACGGCGCAGCGAACGCCGGTCGACTGAGCTCCGATCCCGGAGCAGACCGCTCTGTTGAACTTTCTGGTGCGGTCCGTGAGCTGGTGCAGGCCTACCGTCGATTTGGCCACCTGGCGGCCGACCTTGATCCGCTTGGGCTTCGGCTGCCAGATCGAAGCGCACTGGAACTGAGGCTCTACGGCCTCCAGCAGGCCGATCTGGAACGCAAGTTTGAGCGCGCGCTATATGGACTGGAGCGGGCCACGCTGGCCCAGATTCTGCAGAAGCTGGAGCGCACCTACAGCGCGCGCATTGGCGTCGAGTATGAGCATATTCGCAGCAATGAGGAGCGACTGTGGCTCGCTGAACGCATGGAAGTTACTGAAAACAGTCAGGCGCTGCCGTTGGCCGTTCGACTGCGCCTCTACGAGAAGCTTTTTCAGGCGGAGCACTTTGAAAAGTTTCTGGCGATGAAATTTGTCGGAAAGAAGCGATTCTCTCTGGAGGGCGCAGAAAGCCTGATTCCGGCCCTGGACGCCTGCATTGAAGATGCCGGCGCTCACGACGTAGAAGGGCTGGTAATTGGCATGGCCCACCGCGGCCGACTCAATGTGCTGGTAAATATTCTGGAAAAACCGGCCGGCGTGATCTTTGCAGAGTTTAAGGAAAGCTACAATCCAGATCAGATCGATTACGCCGACGTAAAGTACCACCTTGGCTATTCATTCACGCGCACCACTTTGGCTGGCAAGGAAGTGCACCTCAGTCTGGCCTTCAATCCAAGCCACCTTGAGGCAGTCGACCCTGTCGTGCTCGGCTCAGTGCGCGCCCGTCAAACTTTTCTGGGAGATCTGGAGCGATCGCGCATCGTGCCCTTGATGATCCATGGCGACGCCTCCTTTATCGGCCAGGGGGTTGTCGCCGAGTGCTTGAACCTGTGGCGCCTGCCCGGTTACTCGGTGGGCGGGACCATTCACCTGGTTGTAAACAATCAAATTGGATTTACGACAGCCCCATCCGATTCAAGGTCCACGGAGTACTGTACGGACCTTGCCCGCGGTTTTCAGATTCCCGTATTCCACGTCAATGGCGACGATCCCGAAGCAGTCTATCGCGCTGTGACATTAGCCTGCGAGTTTCGGCATCGATTCCATCGCGATGTAATCATTGATCTCTTCTGTTACCGGCGTCTTGGCCACAATGAGAATGACGAACCAGCTTTCACTCAGCCGCTGATGTACGACCAGATTCGCCAACGCCCGACGACGGTGCAGATCTATCGCAGCAAATTGGCTGGCGATGACGATGTTGCTGCGGAAGATCTGGAATTCATTGAAAACGGCAGCCGCAGCGGTTTGGAAGCCTCCTTCCAGAGGGCGCAAGACAAAGGCGTGCGGATGCAGGTCGATACGATGGGCGGGCGCTGGGCGGAATTTGCCACGGAGCCGCTCGATTCTGAGCCGCAGACGCGATTGCTGGCCGAGCAGATGGAGCGCAGCGTGCGCGCCCTGGTCCAGTTACCGCCCGGATTTCAGCCGCATCCCAAGATAGCTCGACTGCTGGAGACCCGCGCCGCTATGTCTCGTGGCGAGTCGCCGATCGATTGGGGTTTTGCTGAACTTCTGGCTTTTGGTTCTATTCTGGAAAACGGATATGCCATTCGCCTCGCTGGACAGGACGCGCGTCGCGGAACCTTTTCGCATCGTCACGCTACTCTGGTCGATATTCACAGCGGACAGCAGTACACCCCCCTGCAGCACATCTCCGCTCATCAGGGGGCTTTTGAGGTTCTCAATTCGCCGCTTTCCGAGTATGCCTGCCTGGGCTTTGAGTACGGCTATTCGCTTGCTGACCCGCGAACCCTGGTATTGTGGGAGGCGCAATTCGGCGATTTTGTGAATGGCGCGCAGATCATGCTCGATCAGTTCATTGCAAGCTCGGAGGTTAAGTGGCGTCGAATGAGCGGCATCGTACTGCTCTTACCTCATGGCTATGAAGGCCAGGGACCTGAACACTCCAGCGCTCGACCGGAGCGCCTGCTGCAGATGTGTTCCCGCGAAAATATGCAGGTGTGTAACTGTACGACGCCCGCGCAGTACTTTCATCTTCTCCGCCGTCAAATGCTGCGGCGGCATCGCAAGCCATTGATCCTGCTTTCGCCGAAGAGCCTGTTACGCCTGCCAGCGGCCAGTTCGACTCTCCAGGACCTGGCCCTGGGTGTCTTTCGCGAGGTATTGCACGATCGGCCAATGGTTGGACGCGGCAGCCTTCGCCGCTTGATCTTCTGCAGCGGAAAGGTATACTACGATCTGCTTTCTGAGCGCCAGCGGCTTGGCGTTGACGACGTTGCCCTGGTGCGACTCGAGCAGCTTTATCCTTATCCCTATGACGAGATGACCGAGGCGCTGCGTGCGCATTCTCCCACCAGGGAGTACATGTGGCTGCAGGAAGAACCGCTGAATCAAGGCGCCTGGTTTTTCATTCGCGACCGGTTGTCGGCGCAATTGCCGGCAGGCGCAGAGCTGCTTGCGGTTGCCCGGGACGCCAATCCAAGTCCGGCGGCCGGATTGCATAAGATCCACGAGCTGGAACTTGCTGCGATTCTGAAGCGGGCTTTTGCACCTGCGACGGCGGGGCAAGCTGGCCGTCATGAATAA
- a CDS encoding HEAT repeat domain-containing protein, producing the protein MKLLRPVLVLSCAILLSSPLFAEKSADDYISDLSAADPMTQMEACRQLGARGEKKAVPTLIQLLQSAGDARVAAHAAAALGAIGEKGPSAQALLSSSSSPQAAVRYASILALAAIGDRDQREAAVSMATQLAEGDQDELVRDIATRLKPTLEK; encoded by the coding sequence ATGAAACTTTTGCGTCCGGTTCTCGTGCTCAGCTGCGCCATCCTGCTCAGCAGCCCACTTTTCGCCGAAAAGTCGGCGGACGACTATATCAGCGATCTCAGCGCCGCTGATCCAATGACTCAGATGGAAGCATGCCGGCAGCTTGGCGCCCGCGGCGAGAAGAAAGCGGTCCCAACTTTGATTCAGTTGCTGCAATCCGCGGGCGACGCCCGTGTCGCTGCCCACGCCGCCGCTGCGCTTGGCGCCATTGGAGAGAAGGGACCCTCCGCTCAGGCCCTGCTCAGCTCCTCCAGCAGCCCCCAGGCAGCAGTACGTTATGCAAGCATTCTGGCCCTTGCGGCAATTGGCGATCGTGATCAGCGCGAGGCCGCCGTCTCTATGGCGACTCAATTGGCCGAGGGCGACCAGGATGAGCTGGTCCGCGACATTGCGACGCGTCTGAAGCCGACTCTTGAGAAGTAG
- a CDS encoding LapA family protein, translating into MAALTVIPVRLTLLLLSVVTLLLIILGNPEPVAVHFLFWTETFELYKVIIASAAFGVAVALLYTSQARSLRRLRSRWK; encoded by the coding sequence TTGGCCGCGTTAACAGTGATTCCCGTTCGCCTGACTTTGTTGCTTCTGTCCGTTGTGACATTGCTGCTGATAATCCTCGGAAACCCGGAGCCAGTGGCGGTTCATTTCTTGTTCTGGACTGAGACCTTCGAGTTATACAAGGTCATCATCGCCTCGGCCGCCTTTGGCGTCGCAGTTGCGCTGCTCTATACAAGCCAGGCGCGCAGCTTGCGTCGCCTGCGATCCCGCTGGAAGTAG
- a CDS encoding RsmD family RNA methyltransferase has translation MQRLRVLRGKFRGRSIPAPPAAHGNSHLTLGLVKEALFQILEQRLGSELPETSFFDLCAGSGQMAVEASSVGFASVHLCEVDSGRLRHLAEMVQKGGFPIEVHRRDFRRMAGPMLRARRIVAFLDPPYSFWDREGRSEAVDRLVYNLLHAAESSAEWLWFIVHGPAPYRPPLLSGPTLSIRSQETRSYRKQQLTFLWLTPADMASRSVPLPEVAQRSATPASDDLAET, from the coding sequence GTGCAGCGCCTGCGCGTCCTACGCGGCAAGTTTCGCGGCCGAAGCATCCCTGCGCCGCCCGCTGCGCACGGCAATAGCCACCTGACCCTGGGTCTGGTCAAGGAGGCCCTGTTTCAGATTCTGGAACAAAGACTTGGGAGCGAATTGCCGGAAACCTCCTTTTTCGATCTCTGCGCTGGCAGCGGTCAAATGGCAGTCGAAGCCTCCAGCGTCGGATTTGCGTCTGTCCATCTTTGCGAGGTCGATAGCGGCCGCCTGCGGCATCTGGCGGAAATGGTTCAAAAGGGAGGATTTCCCATCGAAGTTCACCGCCGTGATTTCCGTCGCATGGCCGGCCCGATGTTGCGCGCGCGTCGGATTGTTGCTTTCCTGGACCCGCCCTATTCCTTCTGGGATCGTGAAGGCCGATCCGAGGCGGTAGACCGATTGGTCTATAACCTGCTGCATGCGGCGGAAAGCAGCGCGGAGTGGCTGTGGTTCATTGTCCATGGGCCTGCGCCCTATCGGCCCCCGCTACTGTCCGGTCCGACGCTGTCTATTCGATCACAGGAAACGCGCTCCTATAGAAAGCAACAACTGACCTTTCTTTGGCTGACGCCCGCGGACATGGCCAGCCGAAGTGTTCCACTTCCCGAAGTCGCCCAGCGCTCAGCGACGCCTGCGTCCGACGACCTTGCAGAAACTTGA
- a CDS encoding glycosyltransferase family 2 protein, whose protein sequence is MEVLSILLFVLYGLDIALLFFFGVHTYVMVLLYRRNSKYCDSGAERPPIDLSSVTARKLPMVTLQLPIYNEYYVVDRLLESAVRLQWPREKLEIQVLDDSTDETADKVARLVQGYRDLGYNMVHIHRTNRQGHKAGALKHGLELAAGDYIAIFDADFIPNPEFLIRTMPYFEEQGIGMVQTRWGHINADYSILTKAQSMGIDGHFMIEQVARNGNHLWMNFNGTGGIWKRECILEAGNWQGDTLTEDFDLSYRAELAGWRFRYFKDIVNPAELPATIAAFKSQQFRWCKGSIQTALKLIPRILRSDVNWKIKAEAVTHLVNYSVHPLMIFNMLMTLPLLLLDGWSVYHMRDFSVVSLFAVAACMSVGTLGPMVFYVYSQRELHKDWLQRIVWLPVLMMIGTGIAVKLTRAWFEAILGVQSSFKRTPKLRLESRADRVLERQRYRLPLDHLVWLELAMGLYCATCAWLSYSFDLWMLTPFMAIYASGFFYAGLGSIVEAFQQLRQSRESESIARAA, encoded by the coding sequence ATGGAAGTTCTCAGCATTCTCCTCTTTGTTCTCTACGGCCTTGATATCGCACTTCTCTTCTTCTTCGGAGTGCATACCTATGTCATGGTTTTGCTGTATCGCCGCAACAGCAAGTACTGCGATTCGGGCGCCGAACGGCCGCCCATCGATCTATCCAGCGTCACGGCGCGCAAACTGCCGATGGTAACCCTGCAGCTGCCGATCTACAATGAGTACTACGTTGTTGATCGTCTGTTGGAGTCCGCAGTGCGCCTGCAGTGGCCGCGCGAAAAGCTGGAGATCCAGGTCCTCGACGATTCCACCGATGAAACAGCGGACAAGGTCGCCCGCCTCGTCCAGGGCTATCGCGACCTGGGCTACAATATGGTGCATATCCATCGCACCAATCGCCAGGGTCACAAAGCTGGTGCGCTAAAGCATGGCCTTGAGCTGGCGGCCGGCGACTACATCGCCATCTTCGATGCTGACTTCATTCCAAATCCTGAATTTCTGATTCGCACGATGCCCTACTTCGAGGAGCAGGGAATTGGAATGGTGCAGACCCGCTGGGGCCACATCAATGCCGACTACTCGATTCTAACCAAAGCGCAATCGATGGGCATTGATGGTCACTTCATGATCGAGCAGGTGGCTCGCAATGGCAACCATCTGTGGATGAACTTCAATGGCACTGGCGGCATCTGGAAGCGGGAGTGTATTCTTGAGGCCGGCAACTGGCAGGGCGACACTCTGACCGAGGACTTTGATCTATCTTACCGGGCTGAACTGGCTGGCTGGCGTTTTCGCTACTTCAAAGATATCGTTAATCCAGCTGAATTGCCGGCGACCATTGCTGCGTTCAAATCGCAGCAGTTTCGCTGGTGCAAAGGTTCCATCCAGACTGCGCTGAAATTGATTCCGCGAATTCTGCGCTCCGATGTGAATTGGAAGATCAAAGCGGAGGCAGTGACGCACCTGGTAAATTACTCCGTACACCCGCTGATGATATTCAATATGCTGATGACCCTCCCGTTGCTTCTGCTGGATGGCTGGAGCGTCTATCATATGCGGGACTTTTCGGTTGTATCGCTGTTTGCGGTGGCAGCATGCATGAGCGTTGGTACGCTGGGGCCGATGGTGTTCTACGTTTACTCGCAGCGCGAGCTGCACAAGGACTGGCTGCAGCGAATCGTTTGGCTGCCGGTGTTGATGATGATTGGCACAGGTATTGCCGTCAAATTGACTCGCGCCTGGTTTGAGGCAATTCTGGGCGTGCAGAGCTCGTTCAAACGTACGCCCAAGCTTCGCCTGGAGAGCCGCGCCGACCGCGTTCTGGAGCGGCAGCGCTATCGACTTCCGCTAGATCATCTGGTCTGGTTGGAATTGGCCATGGGCCTCTATTGCGCAACGTGCGCCTGGCTTTCCTACTCATTTGATCTCTGGATGCTGACTCCCTTCATGGCGATCTATGCTTCAGGCTTTTTCTATGCCGGTCTGGGGTCGATCGTCGAGGCCTTCCAGCAACTGCGTCAGTCGCGCGAAAGCGAGAGCATCGCACGGGCGGCGTGA
- a CDS encoding PilZ domain-containing protein: protein MAAERSMFNDSLKMRDSAQQKRKKARMTVNLAGEYRLESQSEYYPCQLSDLGAGGLSLLSKGTVYSGDQLRIRFRMDQRTVEIRGVVVRVNGKAVGVQYVDVSEEEIASIQDYIHQTFFEKDKKKP from the coding sequence ATGGCCGCCGAACGATCGATGTTTAATGACTCGCTGAAGATGCGCGATTCAGCCCAGCAAAAGCGAAAGAAAGCGCGAATGACAGTCAATCTGGCCGGCGAGTACCGACTGGAATCTCAATCCGAATACTATCCCTGTCAGCTGAGCGACCTTGGCGCCGGGGGCCTTTCGCTGCTGAGCAAAGGAACGGTATACTCCGGAGATCAATTGCGCATACGCTTTCGTATGGACCAGCGGACCGTTGAAATCCGAGGCGTTGTGGTTCGCGTGAATGGCAAGGCCGTAGGCGTGCAGTACGTAGACGTAAGCGAGGAGGAGATTGCCTCGATTCAGGACTACATTCACCAGACCTTCTTCGAGAAAGACAAAAAAAAACCTTGA
- a CDS encoding PTS sugar transporter subunit IIA has translation MDLSEVITPERIAILEERFENKQELLERLFNRCCGEEDFGGKRAEVWRSLLEREKSMSTGIGLGVAIPHCSSDYVPDVLAYAAVLRQGVEFQAVDEAPVQIIVLLLMPKKKFERHIKILAAIARQFNDEGIRRRVLQAADAAEAYGVIAESAASPRGS, from the coding sequence ATGGATCTGAGCGAAGTTATCACTCCCGAACGAATCGCCATTCTTGAAGAGCGCTTTGAGAACAAACAGGAGCTGCTGGAGCGCCTGTTCAATCGCTGCTGTGGAGAGGAAGACTTTGGCGGTAAACGCGCGGAAGTCTGGCGATCGTTGCTTGAGCGCGAGAAATCGATGTCTACGGGCATTGGCCTTGGCGTTGCTATTCCACATTGCTCCTCTGACTATGTGCCGGATGTGCTCGCCTACGCGGCGGTGCTGCGACAGGGCGTGGAATTTCAGGCAGTTGATGAAGCGCCGGTACAGATCATAGTACTCTTGTTGATGCCCAAGAAGAAGTTCGAAAGGCATATCAAGATACTGGCGGCCATCGCTCGCCAATTCAATGACGAAGGCATCCGCCGCCGCGTCCTTCAAGCAGCTGACGCGGCGGAGGCCTACGGTGTAATCGCTGAGAGCGCGGCCTCGCCGCGCGGCAGCTGA
- a CDS encoding ATP-dependent Clp protease proteolytic subunit yields MSQTETPQPFQSVAMRIDQTLLEQRKVYLWGQVDDDSARHIVERLLYLEARDPGKDITLYINSPGGVITSGMAIYDTMQMISSDVSTVCMGLAASMGALLLCGGKKGKRYAWPHARIMIHQPLISGQIIAPAVDIKIQAEEIRKIREELNRIIAAATGRNLEQVEMDTDRDYYLNAREALEYGIVDGVTERV; encoded by the coding sequence ATGAGCCAAACGGAAACCCCGCAACCCTTTCAGTCGGTGGCCATGCGCATCGACCAGACATTACTGGAGCAGCGCAAGGTATATCTCTGGGGCCAGGTAGATGACGACTCTGCGCGTCATATCGTTGAACGCCTGCTCTACCTTGAGGCTCGCGATCCTGGCAAAGACATCACGCTCTATATCAACAGCCCGGGCGGCGTAATTACATCGGGTATGGCAATTTACGATACGATGCAAATGATATCCTCCGATGTCTCTACAGTTTGCATGGGGCTGGCTGCAAGTATGGGCGCCCTGCTATTGTGTGGCGGCAAGAAGGGCAAGCGCTACGCTTGGCCCCATGCCCGCATCATGATCCATCAGCCATTGATTTCTGGACAGATCATTGCACCGGCCGTTGATATCAAGATCCAGGCTGAGGAAATCCGCAAAATACGCGAGGAACTCAATCGCATCATTGCCGCTGCAACGGGCCGTAATCTAGAACAGGTGGAAATGGATACGGACCGCGACTACTATCTGAATGCTCGCGAAGCGCTGGAGTACGGAATCGTAGACGGCGTAACAGAGAGAGTCTGA
- the eno gene encoding phosphopyruvate hydratase produces MPEEALITEIRAREILDSRGNPTVEVDVIVEDGFLGRAAVPSGASTGEHEALEMRDGDKSRYLGKGVRKAVENIQKTIAPALTGKNALRQRENDLYMIAMDGTPNKGRLGANAVLGVSLAMAKAAALASGLPLYRYLGGANAYRLPVPMMNIINGGAHADNNVDFQESMILPTGFDTFREALRAGVEVFHALKAILHDRGMVTSVGDEGGFAPNLKSNEEALDVILQAIEKAGYRPGEQIMLGMDVASSEFYDKGRKVYKLAADGVERDAAGMIDFYAGLIKKYPILSIEDGLDENDWDGWKLLTERLTGKVQLVGDDLLVTNTKRLSQAIERGIANSILVKVNQIGSLTETLEAVQMAQQARYTAVISHRSGETEDATISHIAVATNAGQIKTGSLSRTDRVAKYNELLRIEEDLGPEARFPGRSAFYNLQ; encoded by the coding sequence ATGCCAGAAGAAGCGCTCATCACCGAAATTCGTGCCCGCGAGATTCTCGATTCGCGAGGCAACCCCACCGTCGAAGTCGATGTCATTGTCGAGGATGGCTTTCTTGGCCGGGCTGCGGTGCCGTCCGGCGCCTCCACCGGCGAACATGAGGCCCTGGAAATGCGCGACGGCGACAAATCGCGCTACCTGGGCAAAGGAGTGCGCAAAGCGGTTGAGAACATCCAGAAAACCATCGCCCCTGCATTGACTGGCAAGAACGCTCTGCGCCAGCGCGAAAACGACCTGTACATGATCGCCATGGATGGGACGCCCAACAAGGGCCGGCTTGGCGCCAATGCCGTCCTCGGCGTCAGTCTGGCGATGGCAAAAGCGGCTGCGCTTGCTTCCGGGCTGCCGCTTTACCGCTATCTGGGAGGCGCCAACGCTTACCGCCTTCCCGTTCCAATGATGAACATCATCAATGGCGGCGCCCATGCCGACAACAATGTGGACTTTCAAGAGTCGATGATCCTGCCAACAGGCTTCGATACCTTTCGCGAGGCGCTGCGCGCAGGCGTAGAGGTCTTTCACGCTCTTAAGGCGATCCTCCACGATCGCGGCATGGTCACCTCTGTGGGCGACGAAGGCGGCTTTGCACCCAATCTGAAGTCAAACGAAGAGGCGCTCGATGTAATTCTTCAAGCAATTGAAAAGGCCGGCTATCGACCCGGGGAACAGATCATGCTGGGAATGGATGTTGCCAGTTCTGAGTTTTACGATAAGGGGCGCAAAGTTTACAAACTGGCCGCTGACGGGGTGGAACGAGATGCAGCCGGCATGATCGACTTTTACGCCGGCCTGATCAAAAAGTACCCGATTTTGAGTATCGAAGACGGCCTCGACGAGAACGACTGGGATGGCTGGAAGCTCTTGACCGAACGCCTTACTGGAAAGGTTCAACTGGTCGGGGACGACCTGCTGGTCACCAACACCAAGCGGCTCTCTCAGGCCATCGAGCGCGGGATTGCCAATTCTATCCTGGTAAAGGTCAATCAAATCGGGAGTTTGACCGAAACTTTAGAAGCGGTGCAGATGGCCCAACAGGCTCGCTACACGGCGGTGATCAGCCATCGATCGGGGGAAACCGAGGATGCTACAATTTCCCATATCGCCGTGGCAACGAACGCAGGCCAGATTAAGACCGGTTCGCTCTCCAGAACGGACCGCGTTGCAAAATACAATGAGCTGCTGCGGATTGAAGAGGATCTAGGCCCTGAGGCTCGCTTTCCGGGCCGCTCCGCCTTTTACAATTTGCAATGA
- a CDS encoding AI-2E family transporter, with protein MRSESSHLPVQIGFLALVAAFAAVMAAGAAALALPIAIAFLAALALNPAVDFLEGAGLPRMVSATVVFLAFLLVTGVAVYLGGGALVDQIQELSANKEQLQQRTLLGLSNLRSALADTLPASVVQEHLDPQKNLERIESALGDMRPADLSFLGEAVTYIIITPMIAFILLLQGQVIYRSLLSLAPNRYFEMTLLLVNNIRRQIVAYIKGLGIQWLIMASIAAPGFMFVGLPYGPLVGVLVATTNIVPYIGPGMGAATALAVALMEPGGHLILPALAVVGVAQLVDNVFTQPVVLAGSVQVHPIIAILAVITMQQWFGMAGMVVAIPLASILVASIQIIYRQLKAFGAL; from the coding sequence ATGCGCAGTGAAAGCAGTCATCTGCCGGTCCAGATTGGTTTTCTGGCGTTGGTCGCCGCCTTCGCTGCAGTCATGGCTGCTGGCGCTGCGGCGCTGGCGCTGCCCATTGCCATCGCTTTCCTGGCGGCGCTGGCCCTGAACCCGGCGGTCGACTTTCTGGAAGGCGCCGGTCTGCCCAGGATGGTCTCTGCCACCGTCGTCTTCCTCGCATTTCTGCTGGTCACAGGCGTAGCTGTTTACCTGGGCGGCGGCGCCCTGGTGGATCAGATCCAGGAGTTGAGCGCCAACAAAGAACAGCTGCAGCAACGAACGCTGCTTGGACTGAGCAATCTGCGTTCCGCGCTCGCGGACACCCTGCCGGCCAGCGTCGTTCAGGAACACCTCGACCCGCAGAAAAATCTGGAGCGCATCGAGTCGGCCCTCGGCGATATGCGACCCGCTGATCTTTCCTTTCTTGGCGAAGCCGTAACTTACATCATCATTACGCCAATGATTGCCTTCATTCTGCTCCTGCAAGGCCAGGTCATCTATCGCAGCCTGCTCTCTCTGGCCCCCAATCGCTATTTTGAAATGACCCTGTTGCTGGTGAATAACATTCGCCGCCAGATTGTCGCCTACATCAAAGGCCTTGGCATCCAATGGTTGATCATGGCTTCCATTGCAGCGCCTGGATTCATGTTTGTTGGATTGCCGTATGGTCCGCTGGTCGGCGTGCTGGTAGCCACCACCAATATTGTTCCTTACATAGGCCCTGGCATGGGCGCGGCCACCGCGCTGGCCGTTGCGTTGATGGAGCCAGGCGGACATCTAATCCTGCCGGCGCTCGCTGTAGTTGGAGTAGCGCAACTCGTCGACAATGTCTTCACCCAACCAGTGGTGCTGGCCGGCTCCGTTCAGGTGCATCCAATCATTGCCATTCTGGCCGTGATTACCATGCAGCAGTGGTTTGGGATGGCCGGTATGGTCGTGGCCATTCCGCTGGCCAGCATTCTGGTAGCGTCTATACAGATCATCTACCGACAGCTAAAAGCCTTTGGCGCTCTTTGA
- a CDS encoding cyclic nucleotide-binding domain-containing protein, whose translation MARSALWESLRPRQSDAEREMLDRLGACPAFEELPDRALRVVRDLCHVRHYKQDEHVFRRGEPAVGMYIVLEGEVEIYRLEGEFRRTFGLLQPGDFFGELGLLEESPRTASARCLGYTRLLGFFRPDLLSLVTRKPRMGAALTLNIARLTARRLIHTNQELEEMQIRLRTAGLDEAEHDPYGGGLDPD comes from the coding sequence ATGGCTCGCTCTGCTCTCTGGGAAAGCCTGCGGCCCAGACAATCGGACGCAGAGCGCGAAATGCTTGATCGTCTTGGCGCCTGTCCGGCCTTCGAGGAACTCCCCGATCGCGCCCTGCGCGTCGTCCGTGATCTCTGTCACGTGCGCCACTACAAGCAGGATGAACATGTTTTTCGGCGCGGCGAACCGGCCGTTGGCATGTACATCGTTCTGGAAGGGGAAGTCGAAATCTATCGCCTGGAAGGCGAATTCCGCAGAACCTTTGGCCTTCTGCAGCCAGGCGACTTTTTTGGCGAGCTGGGCTTGCTGGAGGAATCGCCGCGTACTGCCTCCGCCCGTTGCCTGGGCTATACACGCTTGCTCGGGTTTTTTCGCCCTGACTTATTGAGTCTGGTAACGCGCAAACCGCGTATGGGCGCAGCGCTTACGCTCAACATTGCACGACTGACCGCCCGACGACTGATCCATACCAATCAGGAATTGGAAGAGATGCAGATACGACTGCGCACAGCCGGACTGGACGAGGCAGAACACGATCCCTACGGCGGCGGCCTGGATCCGGATTGA